The following coding sequences lie in one Amycolatopsis cihanbeyliensis genomic window:
- a CDS encoding universal stress protein, producing the protein MSATPPRRILVATDLSAQAGKAVQRAGQLGAQHNARVTALHVLPEGLNPELVEVARACLRAHLDQYSTATVAEAAVRHGNVARAVDAEAVEHRADLLVVGAHGTHRLAGAFLGSTPADLVRVSQAPVLVVREPPEDAYRTVALAVDTSCVSAMAARTACALTPRADHILVHVSVVIGEILMRMRGAGDEQLAQLRKVSTEEVRGHIMKLATELAPAATRVVIETGRPQTLLPQLCHRHAADLVAVGTGGHSRLGYALLGSVAQHVLRYAHSDVLVVPARKG; encoded by the coding sequence ATGTCGGCAACACCGCCTCGGCGGATACTCGTGGCGACCGACCTCTCCGCGCAGGCGGGGAAGGCGGTGCAGCGGGCGGGTCAACTCGGCGCTCAGCACAACGCCCGGGTGACGGCCCTGCACGTCCTGCCCGAAGGGTTGAACCCGGAGCTGGTCGAGGTTGCTCGTGCATGCCTGCGTGCCCACCTCGACCAGTACTCCACCGCCACGGTGGCCGAGGCCGCCGTCCGGCACGGCAATGTCGCCCGCGCCGTCGACGCCGAGGCCGTCGAGCACCGTGCCGACCTGCTTGTCGTCGGCGCGCACGGCACTCACCGGCTGGCCGGCGCGTTCCTTGGCAGCACACCCGCGGACCTCGTGCGGGTGAGCCAGGCTCCGGTGCTGGTGGTCAGGGAACCACCCGAGGATGCCTACCGCACGGTCGCGCTCGCCGTCGACACCTCATGCGTGTCCGCCATGGCCGCGCGAACCGCGTGCGCACTCACGCCGCGGGCCGATCACATTCTCGTGCACGTCAGCGTCGTGATCGGCGAGATCCTGATGCGGATGCGGGGTGCCGGCGACGAACAGCTGGCCCAGCTGCGCAAGGTCAGCACCGAGGAGGTCCGCGGTCACATTATGAAACTGGCCACCGAACTGGCGCCGGCGGCAACTCGAGTCGTGATCGAAACTGGGCGGCCGCAGACACTGCTGCCACAGCTGTGCCACCGCCATGCCGCCGATCTGGTCGCCGTCGGTACCGGCGGCCACTCGCGGTTGGGCTATGCGCTGCTCGGCAGCGTCGCCCAGCACGTGCTGCGCTATGCGCATTCGGACGTGCTTGTCGTTCCGGCCAGAAAGGGCTGA
- a CDS encoding YbaB/EbfC family DNA-binding protein, translating into MAEIDVEREAARVSEQVEATAERAREQFARAGSVSGQAETPDGAIRVEVNPGGLLTGLTLTQVALRGGSDALARQIMELTQRATRRAGDRMYHTLAPVLGPEGEQQLKSLGYEPLPEDEDAPSIDFDGR; encoded by the coding sequence GTGGCGGAAATCGATGTCGAGCGGGAAGCGGCGCGGGTGTCGGAGCAGGTCGAGGCCACCGCGGAGCGCGCGCGGGAGCAGTTCGCCCGGGCCGGCAGCGTGTCCGGCCAGGCCGAGACACCCGACGGGGCCATCCGGGTCGAGGTGAACCCCGGCGGGCTGCTGACCGGGCTGACCCTGACTCAGGTCGCACTGCGCGGCGGGAGCGACGCGCTGGCGCGGCAGATCATGGAGTTGACGCAGCGGGCGACCCGACGCGCGGGGGACCGGATGTACCACACCCTCGCGCCCGTCCTCGGACCGGAAGGGGAGCAGCAGCTGAAGTCCCTCGGCTACGAGCCGCTGCCGGAGGATGAGGACGCACCGTCGATCGACTTTGACGGAAGGTGA
- a CDS encoding YbaB/EbfC family nucleoid-associated protein, which yields MVEQAPMGRTTYEIVADAKARQDAFTQVESLMAQATGTGHDVDGTIEVTVDARGKLLGLWLAPGAVNWGPDRLGSLIVEVTQVAMREATQNSYNKVALLLGEDMTYLIEQLSGMPAPARAEHDDRGMTVEEFQRRRDERLRTTQRRTPSAPQPDQAEDDDVFSFDPASLRSDR from the coding sequence ATGGTCGAGCAGGCGCCCATGGGTCGGACCACCTATGAGATCGTCGCGGACGCCAAGGCACGCCAGGACGCTTTCACGCAGGTGGAAAGCCTGATGGCGCAGGCAACCGGGACCGGTCACGATGTCGACGGCACCATCGAGGTCACTGTGGACGCCCGCGGCAAACTCCTCGGCCTGTGGCTCGCGCCAGGCGCCGTCAACTGGGGCCCGGACCGCCTCGGCTCGCTGATCGTCGAGGTCACCCAGGTCGCGATGCGCGAGGCCACCCAGAACAGCTACAACAAGGTCGCCCTGCTGCTCGGCGAGGACATGACGTACCTCATCGAGCAGCTGTCCGGCATGCCGGCCCCGGCCCGCGCCGAGCACGACGATCGAGGTATGACCGTCGAGGAGTTCCAGCGCCGCCGCGACGAGCGGCTGCGTACGACCCAGCGTCGTACCCCCAGCGCACCACAGCCTGACCAGGCGGAAGATGATGACGTCTTCTCCTTCGACCCCGCGTCCCTGCGGTCGGACCGGTAG
- a CDS encoding MarR family winged helix-turn-helix transcriptional regulator, with product MAEELEPEQLNTYFALMESVSLLHHAVEQQVRAAGELSYVQFQLLARLADSPDRQLTMTALADGVVYSRSGLTHQAGLLEKAGLVTRTPSPDDQRATLVTITQAGVDRVRAILPGHIALVRDLLFAPLAARDLRTLGDTMARIRDHMRAQPPRSVSTRQRRG from the coding sequence ATGGCGGAGGAGCTGGAACCCGAGCAGCTGAACACCTACTTCGCGCTCATGGAGTCGGTGAGCCTGCTGCACCATGCCGTCGAGCAGCAGGTGCGTGCGGCGGGCGAGCTCAGCTACGTCCAGTTTCAGCTACTGGCCCGGCTCGCCGATTCCCCGGATCGGCAGCTGACAATGACCGCGCTCGCCGACGGTGTCGTCTACAGCCGCAGTGGTCTGACCCATCAGGCGGGACTGCTGGAGAAGGCCGGCCTGGTCACTCGCACCCCCAGTCCGGACGACCAGCGCGCCACGCTGGTCACGATCACCCAGGCCGGCGTCGACAGAGTGCGCGCGATACTGCCCGGCCACATCGCCCTCGTCCGCGACCTGCTGTTCGCACCACTCGCCGCACGAGACCTACGCACGCTCGGCGACACCATGGCGCGAATACGCGACCACATGCGAGCCCAACCGCCCCGATCGGTCTCGACCCGCCAACGGCGCGGCTGA
- a CDS encoding cation transporting ATPase C-terminal domain-containing protein, with the protein MWAALGAVLILQACAVYIPAAQSLVGTTDLTATDWITAAAIASSMLWIEELRKAARTRLTEATQPAKSDRQRRTLGIARRT; encoded by the coding sequence CTGTGGGCCGCGCTCGGCGCAGTGCTCATCCTGCAGGCCTGCGCCGTCTACATCCCCGCGGCACAAAGCCTGGTCGGCACCACAGACCTGACCGCAACCGACTGGATCACCGCCGCCGCCATCGCCTCCTCGATGCTGTGGATCGAAGAACTACGCAAAGCAGCACGAACCCGCCTCACCGAAGCGACCCAGCCAGCCAAATCTGACCGCCAGAGGAGGACCCTCGGAATCGCGCGACGAACGTGA
- a CDS encoding cation:proton antiporter translates to MDLHAFPLVAIILAIAAAAGLLAVRLRQPLIVAFIGVGILVGPVGTGWVVADGTIELLARMGIAILLFLVGLRLDLHLIRSTGPVALATGLGQVVFTSVFGYLIAIALGMDSVTALYVAVALTFSSTIIIVKLLSDKRELDQLHGRIAVGFLIVQDIVVVLVMIALTAFGQSTGGSFTLSIPLILGKGLGLVAGIGLLMRYVLPWLLHHIARSQELLVLFGVAYAVAVAALSERLGFSSEVGAFLAGVSLAPTTYRDALGARLVSLRDFLLLFFFLDLGSRLEFSNAAEQITEAAVFSVFVLVGNPLIVVLIMAALRYPVRVGFLAGLTVAQISEFSLILAALGLSLGHITNATVSLITVVGLITIGGSTYLIMYSHQIYRRIQRWLGVFERSGSRRTEPPDDSGIDVILFGLGRFGSHLADRLNEIGHRSLAVDFDPHQVATNTRDGVTTMFGSAEDVHFLESLPLARARYIISAIPDLATNLALLHNLRHHQYNGTIALTAHTRHDADQLRAAEADVVLEPFASAASATSDALHELLAPRREPEE, encoded by the coding sequence GTGGACTTGCACGCGTTCCCGCTCGTCGCGATCATCCTGGCCATCGCCGCCGCGGCCGGGCTACTGGCCGTCCGGCTGCGGCAACCGCTGATCGTCGCGTTCATCGGAGTCGGCATCCTGGTCGGTCCGGTCGGCACCGGCTGGGTCGTTGCCGACGGCACCATCGAACTGCTGGCCCGGATGGGGATCGCGATCCTGCTGTTCCTCGTCGGGCTGCGTCTGGACCTGCACCTGATTCGCAGCACCGGCCCAGTAGCCCTGGCCACCGGACTCGGGCAGGTTGTATTCACCTCGGTGTTCGGTTACCTGATCGCGATCGCACTCGGCATGGACAGCGTCACCGCACTCTACGTCGCGGTCGCCCTCACGTTCTCCTCGACGATCATTATCGTCAAGCTCCTGTCCGACAAGCGCGAACTGGACCAGCTCCACGGGCGCATCGCGGTTGGGTTCCTCATTGTCCAGGATATCGTCGTGGTCCTGGTGATGATCGCGCTCACCGCGTTCGGCCAGTCCACCGGCGGCAGTTTTACGCTCAGTATCCCTCTGATCCTGGGTAAAGGACTCGGCCTGGTGGCCGGCATCGGCCTGCTCATGCGCTACGTGCTGCCATGGCTGCTGCACCACATCGCCCGATCCCAGGAGCTGCTCGTCCTCTTCGGCGTCGCCTACGCCGTCGCGGTCGCCGCGCTCAGCGAACGGCTCGGCTTCAGCTCCGAAGTCGGGGCTTTTCTGGCCGGAGTCTCCCTGGCGCCCACCACCTATCGCGACGCCCTCGGCGCCCGGCTGGTCAGCCTGCGCGACTTTCTGCTGCTCTTTTTCTTCCTTGACTTGGGCTCCCGGCTGGAGTTCAGCAACGCCGCCGAACAGATCACCGAAGCCGCCGTCTTCTCCGTGTTCGTGCTCGTCGGCAACCCGCTCATCGTGGTCCTGATCATGGCTGCCCTGCGCTACCCGGTCCGCGTGGGCTTCCTCGCCGGGCTCACCGTCGCGCAGATCTCCGAGTTCTCCCTGATCCTCGCCGCGCTCGGACTCAGCCTCGGCCACATCACCAACGCCACCGTCAGTCTGATCACCGTCGTCGGGCTGATCACCATCGGCGGCTCGACCTATCTGATCATGTACTCGCACCAGATCTACCGGCGAATCCAGCGCTGGCTCGGCGTGTTCGAACGCAGCGGCAGCCGTCGCACCGAACCGCCCGACGACTCCGGCATCGATGTGATCCTTTTCGGACTAGGCCGCTTCGGCAGCCACCTGGCTGACCGGCTCAACGAAATCGGGCACCGGAGTCTCGCGGTCGACTTCGACCCGCATCAGGTCGCGACCAACACCCGGGACGGCGTGACAACGATGTTCGGCAGCGCCGAAGACGTCCACTTCCTGGAGTCCCTGCCGCTGGCCCGTGCCAGGTACATCATCAGCGCCATCCCCGACCTGGCAACGAACCTGGCACTGCTGCACAACCTGCGCCATCACCAGTACAACGGCACGATCGCCCTCACCGCACACACCCGCCACGACGCCGACCAACTGCGTGCGGCCGAGGCCGACGTCGTCCTCGAACCGTTCGCCAGTGCCGCCTCCGCGACCTCCGATGCCCTGCACGAACTGCTGGCCCCCCGCCGCGAACCCGAGGAATAA
- a CDS encoding universal stress protein — protein MVDGASRPVMVGVDGSTSATHAVRWAAHEAARRQVPLLIVHVCALVPVAVPHAAALGAYKDALVEQGRQWLAEAAAAARESAPDVAVDTELDTGSAPENLIGRSTRTELVVLGSRGLGGFTGLVVGSIAVAVATHGHCPVVVVRGADPEAAPRQNGPVVVGVDGSPTSQAAISFAFHAASARSVPVVAVHAWSDLPIATAWEATAGWQSDQHEESKVLSEWLAECQARYPDVPVECVVARDRPAHALLDHAKSAQLVVVGSRGRGGFRGLLLGSTSQALIHHAACPVAVVPPRP, from the coding sequence ATGGTGGATGGAGCGAGTCGGCCCGTGATGGTCGGTGTGGACGGGTCGACCTCGGCTACGCATGCTGTGCGCTGGGCCGCACACGAGGCGGCCCGACGGCAGGTGCCGCTGCTGATCGTGCACGTGTGCGCACTGGTTCCCGTTGCGGTGCCGCATGCCGCGGCGCTGGGCGCCTATAAGGACGCGCTGGTGGAGCAGGGCCGCCAGTGGCTGGCGGAGGCTGCTGCGGCGGCCCGCGAGTCGGCACCGGACGTGGCAGTGGACACCGAACTGGATACCGGTTCGGCACCCGAGAACTTGATCGGCCGGTCGACCAGGACCGAGTTGGTGGTACTCGGCTCGCGCGGGCTGGGCGGGTTCACCGGCCTGGTGGTCGGGTCGATCGCAGTGGCCGTCGCCACCCATGGACACTGCCCGGTCGTGGTGGTGCGTGGAGCGGACCCTGAGGCCGCACCTCGGCAGAACGGTCCGGTGGTGGTCGGTGTGGACGGGTCGCCGACCAGTCAAGCGGCGATTTCCTTCGCTTTCCACGCCGCCTCCGCGCGGAGCGTGCCCGTGGTGGCGGTACACGCCTGGAGCGACCTGCCCATCGCGACCGCGTGGGAAGCGACGGCGGGCTGGCAGTCGGACCAACACGAGGAGTCGAAGGTACTGAGCGAGTGGCTGGCCGAGTGTCAGGCCCGGTATCCGGACGTCCCGGTCGAGTGCGTCGTGGCCCGTGACCGTCCCGCCCATGCCCTGCTCGACCATGCCAAAAGCGCCCAGTTGGTCGTGGTCGGATCCCGCGGTCGCGGCGGATTCCGCGGCCTGCTGCTGGGATCCACCAGCCAGGCCCTGATCCACCACGCCGCCTGCCCGGTGGCCGTCGTACCGCCCCGACCGTGA
- a CDS encoding alkene reductase, with the protein MTTAFDPIDLGGTRLPNRIAMAPMTRSRAYGPGASPTELNATYYAQRASAGLIVTEGTQPSVVGQGYPDTPGLHSDEQIAAWRKVTDAVHAEGGTIFAQLMHTGRVGHPSLLPDGLVPVGPSPVTAQGQVFTHDGMKDFVTPKELTEAEIARTITDFADAARNAIVAGFDGVELHGANGYLIHQFLAPNANQRTDGWGGSVPGRIRLGVEVAAAVAEAIGGHRTGFRISPGNPLNDIAETDPADVEQTYTTLVAELAPLDLAYLHLLEGPDRDLTTRLRKDWPGVFVLNPFTYPEPTGADSLGLVDDGTADLIAFGALFLANPDLPRRLADGGPFNTPDKATFYGGDHRGYTDYPTLEG; encoded by the coding sequence ATGACCACCGCATTCGACCCGATCGACCTGGGTGGCACGCGCCTGCCGAACCGCATCGCGATGGCCCCGATGACCCGCAGCCGCGCCTACGGGCCCGGCGCGAGTCCCACCGAGCTCAACGCCACCTACTACGCCCAGCGCGCCTCGGCCGGGCTGATCGTCACCGAAGGCACCCAGCCCTCGGTGGTCGGCCAGGGCTACCCGGACACGCCTGGGCTGCATTCCGACGAACAGATCGCCGCCTGGCGCAAGGTCACCGACGCCGTGCACGCCGAGGGCGGCACGATCTTCGCGCAACTCATGCACACCGGCCGCGTCGGCCACCCCAGCCTGCTGCCCGACGGACTCGTCCCCGTCGGCCCGTCCCCGGTCACCGCGCAGGGCCAGGTGTTCACGCACGACGGCATGAAGGACTTCGTCACGCCGAAGGAGCTTACCGAGGCCGAGATCGCCCGGACTATCACCGACTTCGCCGACGCGGCACGCAACGCGATCGTCGCCGGCTTCGACGGGGTCGAGCTCCACGGCGCCAACGGCTACCTCATCCACCAGTTCCTCGCCCCCAACGCCAACCAGCGCACCGACGGCTGGGGCGGCTCGGTGCCAGGCCGGATCCGCCTCGGCGTCGAGGTGGCAGCGGCGGTCGCCGAGGCGATCGGCGGTCATCGCACCGGTTTCCGTATCTCCCCCGGCAACCCGCTCAACGACATCGCCGAGACCGATCCCGCCGATGTCGAACAGACCTACACGACCCTCGTCGCCGAACTCGCACCACTGGACCTGGCCTACCTGCACCTGCTGGAGGGCCCCGACCGCGACCTGACCACGCGGCTGCGCAAGGACTGGCCGGGCGTGTTCGTGCTCAACCCGTTCACCTACCCGGAACCGACCGGCGCCGACTCCCTCGGCCTGGTCGACGACGGCACCGCCGACCTGATCGCCTTCGGCGCTCTGTTCCTCGCCAACCCCGACCTGCCCCGTCGCCTCGCCGACGGCGGGCCGTTCAACACCCCGGACAAGGCCACCTTCTACGGCGGCGACCACCGCGGCTACACCGACTACCCCACACTCGAGGGCTAG
- a CDS encoding NADP-dependent oxidoreductase produces the protein MRAVRYHDYGGSDVLRYEEVERPKPGAGEVLIEVAGTSFNPVDVGIRVGALHEVFPVEFPHTPGIDVAGTVAELGAGVDGWQIGDAVVAFLPMNADGAAADYALAPAAALVTAPQTVELADAAALPVGGLTAWQALFDLAGLQAGQNVLINGAGGAVGGYAVQLAHQAGAKVTGIASRRHTDRLHRHGADRVVGHLDHTIGPLTVEGSPFDVVVNLVTTTQEETAALADLVADGGALVSTTTPPPENPGRGIRTAGVFVLSKADQLAELVTRVDAGKLRIDVAARRPLADLPAVHDEAATGRLAGKTVLTPA, from the coding sequence ATGCGAGCAGTTCGTTACCACGACTATGGCGGCAGTGACGTGCTCAGGTACGAGGAGGTCGAGCGGCCGAAGCCCGGTGCGGGCGAGGTGCTGATCGAGGTCGCGGGAACGTCGTTCAACCCCGTCGACGTCGGCATCCGGGTCGGCGCTCTGCACGAGGTATTCCCGGTGGAGTTCCCGCACACCCCGGGCATCGACGTCGCGGGAACGGTCGCCGAGCTCGGCGCCGGGGTCGACGGCTGGCAGATCGGCGACGCCGTGGTGGCGTTCCTGCCGATGAACGCCGACGGTGCCGCCGCCGACTACGCCCTCGCGCCCGCGGCGGCCCTCGTCACCGCGCCGCAGACGGTCGAGCTGGCCGACGCCGCCGCGTTGCCGGTGGGCGGACTGACCGCCTGGCAGGCACTGTTCGACCTCGCCGGCCTCCAGGCGGGACAGAACGTCCTGATCAACGGAGCCGGTGGCGCGGTCGGCGGATACGCCGTGCAGCTCGCCCACCAGGCTGGAGCGAAGGTCACCGGGATCGCGAGCCGGCGCCACACGGACCGGCTCCACCGGCATGGCGCCGACCGCGTCGTGGGCCACCTCGACCACACAATCGGCCCACTGACCGTCGAAGGCAGCCCGTTCGACGTCGTGGTCAATCTCGTCACCACCACGCAGGAGGAGACCGCAGCACTCGCCGACCTCGTCGCCGACGGTGGCGCGCTGGTCTCGACCACCACCCCGCCGCCCGAGAACCCGGGCCGCGGCATCCGCACGGCCGGTGTGTTCGTGCTCAGCAAGGCCGACCAGCTCGCCGAGCTCGTCACCCGCGTCGATGCCGGCAAGCTGCGCATCGACGTCGCCGCCCGCCGCCCGCTCGCCGACCTGCCCGCCGTCCACGACGAGGCAGCCACCGGACGACTCGCCGGCAAGACCGTCTTGACCCCCGCCTGA
- a CDS encoding HAD-IC family P-type ATPase has translation MRLDSGRPWWQALLAQVASPLNLVLVIAAVLAGVVERSVKEALVIGLVLALNGVPGFIQERRADQAVAALREMLSPSARVRRGGTVTDIPADDVVPGDVVMVQAGDRVPADGRVLRQVNLETDESGLTGESVPVAKSTQPLTDTAGLPDRTCMAHMTSIVTRGRADLLITATGMDTEIGKVAGLLERTDTTRTSAMNTPARSSRYYYATGDCGPRSAQCSSCRPAPSTSPRHKAWSAPQT, from the coding sequence CTGCGCCTTGACAGCGGGAGGCCGTGGTGGCAGGCATTGCTGGCACAAGTCGCCAGCCCGTTGAACCTGGTGCTGGTCATCGCGGCCGTACTGGCCGGCGTCGTCGAACGCTCCGTCAAGGAGGCGCTGGTCATCGGCCTGGTTCTCGCGTTGAACGGCGTGCCGGGGTTCATCCAGGAACGACGAGCCGACCAGGCCGTGGCGGCCCTGCGGGAAATGCTCAGCCCCTCCGCGCGCGTCCGCCGCGGCGGCACCGTCACCGATATTCCCGCCGACGACGTTGTGCCCGGTGACGTCGTGATGGTACAGGCCGGTGACCGGGTACCGGCCGATGGGCGGGTGCTGCGGCAGGTGAACCTGGAGACCGACGAATCCGGTCTCACCGGCGAATCGGTACCAGTGGCCAAATCCACCCAGCCACTCACGGACACTGCCGGATTGCCGGACCGCACCTGCATGGCGCACATGACCAGCATCGTCACCCGAGGCCGCGCAGACCTGCTGATCACCGCCACCGGCATGGACACCGAGATCGGCAAGGTCGCCGGGCTGCTGGAACGAACCGACACCACCCGCACGTCCGCGATGAACACGCCAGCGCGTTCGAGCCGCTACTACTACGCAACTGGCGACTGTGGGCCGCGCTCGGCGCAGTGCTCATCCTGCAGGCCTGCGCCGTCTACATCCCCGCGGCACAAAGCCTGGTCGGCACCACAGACCTGA
- a CDS encoding C40 family peptidase: MTQETEELMRTGLDVPNQLGDKMRTDSAAIDGAVNGQVALRTSIDGVRTNVQTQRNNLAAQSSGNTTDNAVNASVDLEQEVQQVLDESAEIEQAVAEAAETLKVGQIENDRIRDEIIKDIAKTLKTVAALRAQPDGKGNAAAQKLLTDLLARVQEATGRSADNAQATIASLSTLAGDLGGGQPTAPSGSGGGGSSAPVAFNAGGHGGGGGGGGGGGSVSKPRLPVAIPPQPGTGVDVNLPDGSTVKAPNETAAKAVRAAISNLGVPYVWGGTSPGAGLDCSGLTMTSYEEAGLEIPRKSNQQTVGAEVPSMDQLLPGDLVVWSGHVAMVVGNGQMIEAGDPVQIGPIRTENAGQQFIGFYRPTG, from the coding sequence ATGACCCAGGAGACCGAGGAGCTGATGCGGACCGGGCTGGACGTCCCGAACCAGCTCGGCGACAAGATGCGGACCGACAGCGCGGCCATCGACGGCGCGGTGAACGGCCAGGTCGCGCTGCGCACCTCGATCGACGGGGTACGCACGAACGTGCAGACCCAGCGGAACAACCTGGCCGCGCAGTCGTCAGGGAACACGACCGACAACGCGGTCAACGCCTCGGTGGACCTCGAGCAGGAGGTCCAGCAAGTCCTCGACGAGAGCGCCGAGATCGAGCAGGCGGTGGCCGAGGCGGCCGAGACGCTGAAGGTCGGGCAGATCGAGAACGACCGCATTCGCGACGAGATCATCAAGGACATCGCCAAGACGCTGAAGACGGTCGCCGCGCTGCGGGCGCAGCCGGACGGCAAGGGGAACGCGGCCGCGCAAAAGCTGCTCACCGACCTGCTCGCCCGGGTGCAGGAGGCCACCGGGCGGTCGGCGGACAACGCGCAGGCGACCATCGCCTCGTTGAGCACCCTCGCCGGCGACCTCGGCGGCGGGCAGCCGACCGCACCCAGCGGCTCGGGCGGCGGTGGCTCCTCGGCGCCCGTGGCCTTCAACGCCGGTGGCCACGGTGGCGGTGGTGGTGGAGGCGGGGGCGGCGGTTCGGTGTCCAAGCCGCGCCTGCCGGTCGCGATCCCGCCACAGCCGGGTACCGGGGTCGACGTCAACCTGCCCGACGGCAGCACCGTCAAGGCACCGAACGAGACGGCCGCGAAGGCCGTGCGCGCGGCGATCTCGAACCTGGGCGTGCCGTACGTCTGGGGCGGGACCAGCCCCGGTGCCGGGCTGGACTGCAGCGGGCTGACCATGACCTCCTACGAGGAAGCCGGGTTGGAGATCCCGCGCAAGTCCAACCAGCAGACGGTGGGCGCCGAGGTCCCGTCGATGGACCAGTTGCTGCCCGGTGACCTGGTGGTGTGGTCCGGGCACGTGGCGATGGTGGTCGGCAACGGGCAGATGATCGAGGCGGGCGACCCGGTGCAGATCGGTCCGATCCGCACCGAGAACGCGGGCCAGCAGTTCATCGGTTTCTATCGCCCTACCGGGTAG